Proteins encoded together in one Microcebus murinus isolate Inina chromosome 18, M.murinus_Inina_mat1.0, whole genome shotgun sequence window:
- the MIEF2 gene encoding mitochondrial dynamics protein MID49 codes for MQPCAFKFGVRRRVPPQEGVAYPSLAEPRSILEPLRGSPALRLGLGPACLRASGVRGFPRALGVRFPGVSRSIPRRSGLRGPVEPLRPPVAAQTPRRRPTMAEFSQKRGKRRGDEGLGSVVDFLLANARLVLGVGGAAVLGIATLAVKRFIDRATSPQDEDDTKGDSWKELSLLKATPNLQPRPPPAALSQPVLPLAPLPSAPEGPTDTDPQVPPQLSSPAPLCLTFQERLLAFERDHVTIPAAQVALAKQLAGDIALELQAYLRSKFPELPFGPLVPQGPLYDGLQAGAADHVHLLVPLVLEPGLWSLVPGVDTVARDPRCWAVRRTQLEFRPRGSSPWDRFLVGGYLSSRVLLELLRKALAASVNWPAIGSLLGCLIRPSLASEELLLEVQHERLELTVAVLVAVPGADADDRLLLAWPLEGLAGNLWLQDLYPVEAARLRALDDHDSGTRRRLLLLLCGICRGHLALGQLGLSHLTQVVLRLGEEDVDWAEEALAERFLQALELLIGSLEQASLPCHFNPCVNLFDSLSEEDIDDIGYALYSGLQAPEGLL; via the exons ATGCAGCCTTGCGCCTTTAAATTCGGAGTGCGCCGGCGAGTCCCGCCTCAAGAGGGCGTGGCCTACCCGTCACTGGCTGAGCCGCGCAGTATTTTGGAACCTCTGCGCGGGAGCCCAGCGCTCCGATTGGGGCTAGGGCCTGCCTGTCTGCGTGCCTCTGGGGTCAGAGGCTTCCCCCGGGCCCTGGGCGTTCGGTTCCCGGGTGTTTCACGTTCCATTCCCAGGCGTTCCGGACTTAGGGGCCCGGTGGAGCCGCTGCGTCCTCCAGTCGCTGCGCAGACGCCACGACGCAG GCCGACCATGGCAGAGTTCTCCCAGAAACGGGGGAAGCGGCGTGGCGACGAGGGGCTGGGCAGCGTGGTGGACTTCCTCCTGGCCAATGCCCGCCTGGTGCTGGGTGTGGGCGGGGCTGCCGTGCTGGGCATTGCCACCCTGGCTGTGAAGCGG TTCATCGACAGAGCCACTAGCCCACAGGATGAGGATGACACCAAGGGGGACAGCTGGAAGGAACTAAGCCTTCTCAAGGCCACACCAAACCTGCAGCCCCGGCCCCCGCCTGCTGCCCTCAGCCAACCTGTGTTGCCCCTGgcccccctgccctctgccccag AGGGTCCCACAGACACTGATCCTCAGGTGCCACCTCAGCTCAGCTCCCCAGCACCGCTGTGCCTGACATTCCAGGAGAGGCTGCTGGCATTTGAGCGGGACCACGTGACCATCCCAGCAGCCCAGGTGGCTTTGGCCAAACAGCTGGCTGGTGACATTGCCCTGGAGCTGCAGGCTTACTTGCGGAGCAAGTTCCCAGAACTGCCCTTTGGGCCACTTGTGCCCCAGGGGCCACTCTACGATGGGCTACAGGCGGGGGCCGCCGACCATGTGCATCTCCTGGTACCACTGGTGTTGGAGCCGGGTCTGTGGAGCCTGGTGCCGGGTGTGGACACCGTGGCGAGGGACCCTCGCTGCTGGGCAGTGCGCAGGACTCAGCTTGAGTTCCGCCCCCGAGGGAGCAGCCCCTGGGACCGCTTCCTGGTGGGAGGCTACCTCTCCTCCCGCGTCCTGCTGGAGCTTCTCCGCAAGGCACTGGCTGCCTCCGTCAACTGGCCAGCCATCGGCAGCCTCCTCGGCTGCCTGATCCGGCCCAGCCTGGCCTCCGAGGAGCTGCTGCTCGAGGTACAGCACGAACGCCTGGAGCTCACAGTAGCTGTGCTCGTGGCAGTCCCTGGGGCCGATGCTGATGACCGCCTCCTGTTGGCGTGGCCCCTGGAGGGGCTGGCTGGGAACCTCTGGCTGCAGGATTTGTACCCAGTAGAGGCCGCCAGGCTGCGGGCCCTCGATGACCATGACTCTGGGACCCGCCgacggctgctgctgctgctatgtGGCATCTGTCGTGGCCACTTGGCCCTGGGGCAGCTGGGCCTGAGCCACCTGACCCAGGTGGTTCTGCGTCTGGGGGAGGAGGATGTGGATTGGGCAGAGGAGGCCTTGGCAGAACGCTTCCTGCAGGCCCTGGAGCTGCTCATCGGCAGCCTGGAGCAGGCCAGCCTGCCCTGCCACTTCAACCCCTGCGTGAACCTCTTCGACAGCTTGTCCGAGGAGGACATTGACGACATTGGCTACGCGCTGTACAGTGGCCTACAGGCACCTGAGGGGCTGCTCTAG
- the FLII gene encoding protein flightless-1 homolog isoform X1, translated as MEATGVLPFVRGVDLSGNDFKGGYFPENVKAMTSLRWLKLNRTSLCYLPEELAALQKLEHLSVSHNNLTTLHGELSSLPSLRAIVARANSLKNSGVPDDIFKLDDLSVLDLSHNQLTECPRELENAKNMLVLNLGHNSIDAIPNQLFINLTDLLYLDLSENRLESLPPQMRRLVHLQTLVLNGNPLLHAQLRQLPAMTALQTLHLRNTQRTQSNLPTSLEGLSNLADVDLSCNDLTWVPECLYTLPSLRRLNLSSNQIAELSLCIDQWVHVETLNLSRNQLTSLPSAICKLTKLKKLYLNSNKLDFDGLPSGIGKLASLEEFMAANNNLELIPESLCRCPKLRKLVLNKNRLVTLPEAIHFLTEIEVLDVRENPNLVMPPKPADRAAEWYNIDFSLQNQLRLAGASPATVAAAAAAGSGPKDPLARKMRLRRRRDSAQDDQAKQVLKGMSDVAQEKNKKQEESADTRAPGGKVRRWDQGLEKPRLDYSEFFTEDVGQLPGLTIWQIENFVPVLVEEAFHGKFYEADCYIVLKTFLDDSGSLNWEIYYWIGGEATLDKKACSAIHAVNLRNYLGAECRTVREEMGDESEEFLQVFDNDISYIEGGTASGFYTVEDTHYVTRMYRVYGKKNIKLEPVPLKGASLDPRFVFLLDRGLDIYVWRGAQATLSSTTKARLFAEKINKNERKGKAEITLLVQGQEPPEFWEVLGGEPSEIKKHVPDDFWPPQPKLYKVGLGLGYLELPQINYKLSVEHKKRPKVELMPGMRLLQSLLDTRCVYILDCWSDVFIWLGRKSPRLVRAAALKLGQELCAMLHRPRHAAVSRSLEGTEAQVFKAKFKNWDDVLTVDYTRNAEAVLQGPGLSGKVKRDAEKKDQMKADLTALFLPRQPPMALAEAEQLMEEWNEDLDGMEGFVLEGKKFARLPEEEFGHFYTQDCYVFLCRYWVPVEYEEEEKKDEEKAEGKGDMTAAEVEEKQPEEDFQCIVYFWQGREASNMGWLTFTFSLQKKFESLFPGKLEVVRMTQQQENPKFLSHFKRKFIIHRGKRKVVQSALQPSLYQIRTNGSALCTRCIQINTDSSFLNSEFCFILKVPFESEDNQGIVYAWVGRASDPDEAKLAEDILNTMFDASYSKQVINEGEEPENFFWVGIGAQKPYDDDAEYMKHTRLFRCSNEKGYFAVTEKCSDFCQDDLADDDIMLLDNGQEVYMWVGTQTSQVEIKLSLKACQVYIQHMRSKEHERPRRLRLVRKGNEQHAFTRCFHAWSTFRKALA; from the exons ATGGAGGCCACCGGGGTGCTGCCGTTCGTGCGCGGCGTGGACCTCAGCGGCAACGACTTCAAG ggcGGCTACTTCCCTGAGAATGTCAAGGCCATGACCAGCTTGCGATGGCTGAAGCTGAACCGCACTAGCCTCTGCTACCTACCAGAGGAGCTGGCTGCCCTGCAGAAGCTG gaACACTTGTCCGTGAGCCACAACAACCTGACCACGCTTCACGGGGAGCTGTCCAGCCTGCCGTCTCTGCGG GCCATTGTGGCCCGAGCCAATAGCCTGAAGAATTCTGGAGTCCCCGATGACATCTTCAAGTTGGATGACCTCTCAGTCCTG GACTTGAGCCACAACCAGCTGACAGAGTGCCCGCGGGAGCTAGAGAATGCCAAGAACATGCTGGTGCTAAACCTCGGCCACAACAG CATCGACGCCATCCCCAACCAACTCTTCATCAACCTCACCGACCTGCTGTACCTGGACCTCAGCGAGAACCGCCTGGAGAGCCTGCCCCCGCAGATGCGCCGCCTGGTGCACCTGCAGACGCTCGTGCTCAACGGGAACCCGCTGCTGCACGCGCAGCTCCG GCAGCTCCCGGCGATGACAGCCCTGCAGACCCTGCACCTGCGGAACACTCAGCGCACCCAGAGCAACCTCCCCACCAGCCTGGAGGGCCTGAGCAACCTCGCAG ACGTGGACCTGTCCTGCAACGACTTGACGTGGGTGCCCGAGTGCCTGTACACCCTCCCCAGCCTGCGCCGCCTCAACCTCAGCAGCAACCAGATCGCGGAGCTGTCCCTGTGCATCGACCAGTGGGTGCACGTGGAGACCTTGAACCTGTCCCGCAACCAGCTCACTTCACTACCT TCGGCCATTTGCAAGCTGACCAAGCTGAAGAAGCTGTACCTGAACTCCAACAAGCTGGACTTCGACGGGCTGCCCTCCGGCATCGGCAAGCTGGCCAGCCTGGAGGAGTTCATGGCCGCCAACAACAACCTGGAGCTTATCCCCGAAAGCCTCTGCAG GTGCCCAAAGCTGAGGAAACTTGTCCTGAACAAGAACCGCCTGGTGACCCTCCCAGAGGCCATCCACTTCCTGACAGAGATCGAG GTCCTGGATGTGAGGGAGAACCCCAACTTGGTCATGCCGCCCAAGCCTGCTGACCGCGCTGCTGAGTGGTACAACATCGACTTCTCGCTGCAGAACCAGCTACGGCTGGCAGGTGCCTCCCCGGCCACAGTGGCCGCAGCAGCAGCTG CAGGGAGTGGGCCCAAGGACCCTCTGGCTCGAAAGATGCGGCTGCGGAGGCGCAGGGACTCAGCCCAGGATGACCAGGCCAAGCAGGTGCTGAAGGGCATGTCTGACGTGGCCCAGGAGAAGAACAAAAAGCAGGAG GAGAGTGCGGACACCCGAGCCCCTGGGGGGAAGGTGCGGCGCTGGGACCAGGGCCTGGAGAAGCCGCGCCTCGACTACTCTGAGTTCTTCACGGAGGACGTGGGCCAGCTGCCCGGCCTGACCATCTGGCAGATCGAGAACTTCGTGCCTGTGCTGGTGGAGGAAGCCTTCCACGGCAAGTTCTACGAGGCCGACTGCTACATCGTGCTCAAG ACCTTTCTGGATGACAGCGGTTCCCTGAACTGGGAGATCTACTACTGGATCGGAGGGGAGGCCACACTCGACAAAAAGGCTTGCTCTGCCATCCACGCCGTCAACCTGCGCAACTACTTGGGTGCTGAGTGCCGCACAGTGCGGGAGGAGATGGGCGACGAGAGCGAGGAGTTCCTGCAG GTGTTTGACAATGACATCTCCTACATTGAGGGTGGAACAGCCAGTGGCTTCTACACTGTGGAGGACACGCACTACGTCACCAG GATGTACCGCGTGTATGGGAAAAAGAACATCAAGTTGGAGCCTGTGCCCCTCAAGGGGGCTTCCCTGGACCCAAG GTTTGTTTTCCTGCTGGACCGAGGGCTGGACATTTACGTGTGGCGGGGGGCCCAGGCCACACTGAGCAGCACCACCAAGGCCAG GCTCTTTGcagagaaaattaacaagaatgAGCGGAAAGGGAAGGCCGAGATCACGCTGCTGGTGCAGGGCCAGGAGCCCCCAGAGTTCTGGGAGGTGCTGGGTGGGGAGCCCTCCGAGATTAAGAAGCACGTGCCTGATGACTTCTGGCCGCCCCAGCCCAAGCTGTACAAG gtgggcctgggcctgggctaCCTGGAGCTGCCCCAGATCAACTACAAGCTCTCTGTGGAACATAAGAAACGGCCCAAGGTGGAGCTGATGCCAGGGATGCGGCTG CTGCAGAGCCTGCTGGACACACGCTGCGTGTACATCCTGGACTGTTGGTCCGACGTGTTCATCTGGCTTGGCCGCAAGTCCCCACGCCTGGTGCGGGCCGCCGCCCTCAAGCTGGGCCAGGAGCTGTGTGCGATGCTACACCGGCCACGCCACGCCGCAGTCAGCCGCAGCCTTGAGGGCACCGAGGCACAG GTGTTCAAGGCAAAGTTCAAGAACTGGGATGACGTGCTGACAGTGGACTACACGCGTAACGCGGAGGCCGTGCTGCAAGGCCCTGGTCTTTCCGGGAAGGTGAAGCGCGACGCGGAGAAGAAAGACCAGATGAAGGCTGACCTGACTGCGCTGTTCCTGCCGCGGCAGCCGCCGATGGCTCTGGctgag GCGGAGCAGCTGATGGAGGAGTGGAATGAGGACCTGGATGGCATGGAGGGTTTCGTGCTTGAGGGCAAGAAGTTCGCACGGCTGCCTGAGGAGGAGTTCGGCCACTTCTACACGCAGGACTGCTACGTCTTCCTCTGCAG GTACTGGGTACCCGTAGAATacgaggaggaggagaagaaggacgAGGAGAAGGCCGAGGGCAAAGGTGACATGACGGCTGCTGAGGTGGAGGAGAAGCAGCCCGAGGAGGACTTCCAGTGCATCGTGTACTTCTGGCAGGGCCGCGAGGCCTCCAACATGGGCTGGCTGACCTTTACCTTCAGCCTGCAGAAGAAGTTCGAAAGCCTCTTTCCTGGCAAGCTGGAG GTGGTACGAATGACACAGCAGCAGGAGAACCCCAAGTTCCTGTCCCATTTCAAGAGAAAGTTCATCATCCACCGGGGCAAGAGGAAGGTGGTCCAGAGCGCCCTGCAACCGAGCCTGTACCAGATTCGTACCAACGGCAGCGCCCTCTGTACCCG atGCATCCAGATCAACACAGACTCTAGCTTCCTCAACTCCGAGTTCTGCTTCATTCTCAAG GTTCCCTTTGAGAGTGAGGACAACCAAGGCATCGTGTATGCCTGGGTGGGCCGAGCATCAGACCCTGACGAGGCCAAGCTGGCAGAAGACATCCTGAACACCATGTTTGATGCCTCCTACAGCAAGCAG GTCATCAACGAAGGTGAGGAGCCCGAGAACTTCTTCTGGGTGGGCATCGGGGCACAGAAGCCCTACGACGATGACGCTGAATATATGAAGCACACACGGCTCTTCCG GTGCTCCAACGAAAAGGGCTACTTCGCAGTGACTGAGAAATGCTCTGACTTTTGTCAAGATGACCTGGCAGACGATGACATCATGTTGCTGGACAATGGCCAAGAG GTCTACATGTGGGTGGGAACCCAGACAAGCCAGGTAGAGATCAAACTCAGTCTGAAGGCCTGCCAG GTGTACATCCAGCACATGCGATCCAAAGAGCACGAGCGGCCACGCCGCCTGCGCCTGGTCCGCAAGGGCAATGAGCAGCACGCCTTCACTCGCTGCTTCCATGCCTGGAGCACCTTCCGCAAGGCCCTGGCCTAG
- the FLII gene encoding protein flightless-1 homolog isoform X2, whose amino-acid sequence MEATGVLPFVRGVDLSGNDFKGGYFPENVKAMTSLRWLKLNRTSLCYLPEELAALQKLEHLSVSHNNLTTLHGELSSLPSLRAIVARANSLKNSGVPDDIFKLDDLSVLDLSHNQLTECPRELENAKNMLVLNLGHNSIDAIPNQLFINLTDLLYLDLSENRLESLPPQMRRLVHLQTLVLNGNPLLHAQLRQLPAMTALQTLHLRNTQRTQSNLPTSLEGLSNLADVDLSCNDLTWVPECLYTLPSLRRLNLSSNQIAELSLCIDQWVHVETLNLSRNQLTSLPSAICKLTKLKKLYLNSNKLDFDGLPSGIGKLASLEEFMAANNNLELIPESLCRCPKLRKLVLNKNRLVTLPEAIHFLTEIEVLDVRENPNLVMPPKPADRAAEWYNIDFSLQNQLRLAGASPATVAAAAAGSGPKDPLARKMRLRRRRDSAQDDQAKQVLKGMSDVAQEKNKKQEESADTRAPGGKVRRWDQGLEKPRLDYSEFFTEDVGQLPGLTIWQIENFVPVLVEEAFHGKFYEADCYIVLKTFLDDSGSLNWEIYYWIGGEATLDKKACSAIHAVNLRNYLGAECRTVREEMGDESEEFLQVFDNDISYIEGGTASGFYTVEDTHYVTRMYRVYGKKNIKLEPVPLKGASLDPRFVFLLDRGLDIYVWRGAQATLSSTTKARLFAEKINKNERKGKAEITLLVQGQEPPEFWEVLGGEPSEIKKHVPDDFWPPQPKLYKVGLGLGYLELPQINYKLSVEHKKRPKVELMPGMRLLQSLLDTRCVYILDCWSDVFIWLGRKSPRLVRAAALKLGQELCAMLHRPRHAAVSRSLEGTEAQVFKAKFKNWDDVLTVDYTRNAEAVLQGPGLSGKVKRDAEKKDQMKADLTALFLPRQPPMALAEAEQLMEEWNEDLDGMEGFVLEGKKFARLPEEEFGHFYTQDCYVFLCRYWVPVEYEEEEKKDEEKAEGKGDMTAAEVEEKQPEEDFQCIVYFWQGREASNMGWLTFTFSLQKKFESLFPGKLEVVRMTQQQENPKFLSHFKRKFIIHRGKRKVVQSALQPSLYQIRTNGSALCTRCIQINTDSSFLNSEFCFILKVPFESEDNQGIVYAWVGRASDPDEAKLAEDILNTMFDASYSKQVINEGEEPENFFWVGIGAQKPYDDDAEYMKHTRLFRCSNEKGYFAVTEKCSDFCQDDLADDDIMLLDNGQEVYMWVGTQTSQVEIKLSLKACQVYIQHMRSKEHERPRRLRLVRKGNEQHAFTRCFHAWSTFRKALA is encoded by the exons ATGGAGGCCACCGGGGTGCTGCCGTTCGTGCGCGGCGTGGACCTCAGCGGCAACGACTTCAAG ggcGGCTACTTCCCTGAGAATGTCAAGGCCATGACCAGCTTGCGATGGCTGAAGCTGAACCGCACTAGCCTCTGCTACCTACCAGAGGAGCTGGCTGCCCTGCAGAAGCTG gaACACTTGTCCGTGAGCCACAACAACCTGACCACGCTTCACGGGGAGCTGTCCAGCCTGCCGTCTCTGCGG GCCATTGTGGCCCGAGCCAATAGCCTGAAGAATTCTGGAGTCCCCGATGACATCTTCAAGTTGGATGACCTCTCAGTCCTG GACTTGAGCCACAACCAGCTGACAGAGTGCCCGCGGGAGCTAGAGAATGCCAAGAACATGCTGGTGCTAAACCTCGGCCACAACAG CATCGACGCCATCCCCAACCAACTCTTCATCAACCTCACCGACCTGCTGTACCTGGACCTCAGCGAGAACCGCCTGGAGAGCCTGCCCCCGCAGATGCGCCGCCTGGTGCACCTGCAGACGCTCGTGCTCAACGGGAACCCGCTGCTGCACGCGCAGCTCCG GCAGCTCCCGGCGATGACAGCCCTGCAGACCCTGCACCTGCGGAACACTCAGCGCACCCAGAGCAACCTCCCCACCAGCCTGGAGGGCCTGAGCAACCTCGCAG ACGTGGACCTGTCCTGCAACGACTTGACGTGGGTGCCCGAGTGCCTGTACACCCTCCCCAGCCTGCGCCGCCTCAACCTCAGCAGCAACCAGATCGCGGAGCTGTCCCTGTGCATCGACCAGTGGGTGCACGTGGAGACCTTGAACCTGTCCCGCAACCAGCTCACTTCACTACCT TCGGCCATTTGCAAGCTGACCAAGCTGAAGAAGCTGTACCTGAACTCCAACAAGCTGGACTTCGACGGGCTGCCCTCCGGCATCGGCAAGCTGGCCAGCCTGGAGGAGTTCATGGCCGCCAACAACAACCTGGAGCTTATCCCCGAAAGCCTCTGCAG GTGCCCAAAGCTGAGGAAACTTGTCCTGAACAAGAACCGCCTGGTGACCCTCCCAGAGGCCATCCACTTCCTGACAGAGATCGAG GTCCTGGATGTGAGGGAGAACCCCAACTTGGTCATGCCGCCCAAGCCTGCTGACCGCGCTGCTGAGTGGTACAACATCGACTTCTCGCTGCAGAACCAGCTACGGCTGGCAGGTGCCTCCCCGGCCACAGTGGCCGCAGCAGCAGCTG GGAGTGGGCCCAAGGACCCTCTGGCTCGAAAGATGCGGCTGCGGAGGCGCAGGGACTCAGCCCAGGATGACCAGGCCAAGCAGGTGCTGAAGGGCATGTCTGACGTGGCCCAGGAGAAGAACAAAAAGCAGGAG GAGAGTGCGGACACCCGAGCCCCTGGGGGGAAGGTGCGGCGCTGGGACCAGGGCCTGGAGAAGCCGCGCCTCGACTACTCTGAGTTCTTCACGGAGGACGTGGGCCAGCTGCCCGGCCTGACCATCTGGCAGATCGAGAACTTCGTGCCTGTGCTGGTGGAGGAAGCCTTCCACGGCAAGTTCTACGAGGCCGACTGCTACATCGTGCTCAAG ACCTTTCTGGATGACAGCGGTTCCCTGAACTGGGAGATCTACTACTGGATCGGAGGGGAGGCCACACTCGACAAAAAGGCTTGCTCTGCCATCCACGCCGTCAACCTGCGCAACTACTTGGGTGCTGAGTGCCGCACAGTGCGGGAGGAGATGGGCGACGAGAGCGAGGAGTTCCTGCAG GTGTTTGACAATGACATCTCCTACATTGAGGGTGGAACAGCCAGTGGCTTCTACACTGTGGAGGACACGCACTACGTCACCAG GATGTACCGCGTGTATGGGAAAAAGAACATCAAGTTGGAGCCTGTGCCCCTCAAGGGGGCTTCCCTGGACCCAAG GTTTGTTTTCCTGCTGGACCGAGGGCTGGACATTTACGTGTGGCGGGGGGCCCAGGCCACACTGAGCAGCACCACCAAGGCCAG GCTCTTTGcagagaaaattaacaagaatgAGCGGAAAGGGAAGGCCGAGATCACGCTGCTGGTGCAGGGCCAGGAGCCCCCAGAGTTCTGGGAGGTGCTGGGTGGGGAGCCCTCCGAGATTAAGAAGCACGTGCCTGATGACTTCTGGCCGCCCCAGCCCAAGCTGTACAAG gtgggcctgggcctgggctaCCTGGAGCTGCCCCAGATCAACTACAAGCTCTCTGTGGAACATAAGAAACGGCCCAAGGTGGAGCTGATGCCAGGGATGCGGCTG CTGCAGAGCCTGCTGGACACACGCTGCGTGTACATCCTGGACTGTTGGTCCGACGTGTTCATCTGGCTTGGCCGCAAGTCCCCACGCCTGGTGCGGGCCGCCGCCCTCAAGCTGGGCCAGGAGCTGTGTGCGATGCTACACCGGCCACGCCACGCCGCAGTCAGCCGCAGCCTTGAGGGCACCGAGGCACAG GTGTTCAAGGCAAAGTTCAAGAACTGGGATGACGTGCTGACAGTGGACTACACGCGTAACGCGGAGGCCGTGCTGCAAGGCCCTGGTCTTTCCGGGAAGGTGAAGCGCGACGCGGAGAAGAAAGACCAGATGAAGGCTGACCTGACTGCGCTGTTCCTGCCGCGGCAGCCGCCGATGGCTCTGGctgag GCGGAGCAGCTGATGGAGGAGTGGAATGAGGACCTGGATGGCATGGAGGGTTTCGTGCTTGAGGGCAAGAAGTTCGCACGGCTGCCTGAGGAGGAGTTCGGCCACTTCTACACGCAGGACTGCTACGTCTTCCTCTGCAG GTACTGGGTACCCGTAGAATacgaggaggaggagaagaaggacgAGGAGAAGGCCGAGGGCAAAGGTGACATGACGGCTGCTGAGGTGGAGGAGAAGCAGCCCGAGGAGGACTTCCAGTGCATCGTGTACTTCTGGCAGGGCCGCGAGGCCTCCAACATGGGCTGGCTGACCTTTACCTTCAGCCTGCAGAAGAAGTTCGAAAGCCTCTTTCCTGGCAAGCTGGAG GTGGTACGAATGACACAGCAGCAGGAGAACCCCAAGTTCCTGTCCCATTTCAAGAGAAAGTTCATCATCCACCGGGGCAAGAGGAAGGTGGTCCAGAGCGCCCTGCAACCGAGCCTGTACCAGATTCGTACCAACGGCAGCGCCCTCTGTACCCG atGCATCCAGATCAACACAGACTCTAGCTTCCTCAACTCCGAGTTCTGCTTCATTCTCAAG GTTCCCTTTGAGAGTGAGGACAACCAAGGCATCGTGTATGCCTGGGTGGGCCGAGCATCAGACCCTGACGAGGCCAAGCTGGCAGAAGACATCCTGAACACCATGTTTGATGCCTCCTACAGCAAGCAG GTCATCAACGAAGGTGAGGAGCCCGAGAACTTCTTCTGGGTGGGCATCGGGGCACAGAAGCCCTACGACGATGACGCTGAATATATGAAGCACACACGGCTCTTCCG GTGCTCCAACGAAAAGGGCTACTTCGCAGTGACTGAGAAATGCTCTGACTTTTGTCAAGATGACCTGGCAGACGATGACATCATGTTGCTGGACAATGGCCAAGAG GTCTACATGTGGGTGGGAACCCAGACAAGCCAGGTAGAGATCAAACTCAGTCTGAAGGCCTGCCAG GTGTACATCCAGCACATGCGATCCAAAGAGCACGAGCGGCCACGCCGCCTGCGCCTGGTCCGCAAGGGCAATGAGCAGCACGCCTTCACTCGCTGCTTCCATGCCTGGAGCACCTTCCGCAAGGCCCTGGCCTAG